One region of Candidatus Eisenbacteria bacterium genomic DNA includes:
- a CDS encoding SLBB domain-containing protein, translated as MFRLNRTRIVLRGLPSTVALVAALTLSSGALSSASGQAMPDPATVIRDARIATPPQPGDPAIEGRVDPETYRVGPGDEFALRYSDLLEPRVLRVGPSGELLLPDAGPIPLAGLTLKEADAKVRERLRPYVRGKGFVFSLHRPRRFGLRVLGDVVTPGVVTLQAPVRASEAIQAAGGVSGSGARRGIQVRRGTDTLLVDLVRYERAGDVDANPLVFETDVIHVPATFWTVDAIGAMAHPGRYDYVEGDRVSDLLAIAGGLRPDAALDQAQLRGGKEFQRPETVPVRVSEALASSGGSADPLLRPGDALYVPAIAHHLDQHHVIVEGEVGRPGPYPIEEGVTRIRTVLEQAGSFTPFANRSGVRVERPITHAPSDTAFLRIANEQGPLLSPVERLYVLTRARERNAISAPVGVLLEAGDPKGDVALYHGDRIVVPRSLPFVSVQGEVRSPGHVPYREGWDVNDYVKAAGDYTGRAYKSRTRVTQSMTGSPLWAADIKEVRAGDVIWVPTEPDRNPWGTLRDIVLATAAVASIVIAVEAVTD; from the coding sequence ATGTTCCGCCTGAACCGAACCCGCATCGTCCTTCGAGGCCTCCCGTCCACCGTCGCGCTCGTGGCCGCCCTCACGCTCTCGTCCGGGGCGCTTTCGTCCGCGTCCGGCCAGGCCATGCCCGATCCCGCGACCGTGATCCGGGACGCGCGGATCGCGACGCCGCCACAACCGGGGGATCCGGCGATCGAAGGGCGGGTCGACCCCGAGACCTACCGGGTCGGGCCGGGGGACGAGTTCGCGCTCCGGTACTCCGATCTCCTCGAGCCGCGCGTGCTTCGCGTGGGCCCGTCGGGCGAGCTCCTCCTGCCCGACGCGGGACCGATCCCGCTGGCCGGGCTCACGCTGAAGGAAGCGGACGCGAAGGTGCGCGAGCGCCTCCGCCCCTACGTGCGCGGGAAGGGCTTCGTGTTCTCGCTGCATCGTCCGCGCCGGTTCGGCCTTCGCGTTCTCGGAGACGTCGTCACACCCGGCGTCGTGACCCTCCAGGCGCCGGTCCGGGCCTCGGAAGCGATCCAGGCCGCGGGGGGCGTCTCGGGTAGCGGCGCCCGGCGCGGCATCCAGGTGCGGCGCGGGACGGACACGCTGCTCGTGGATCTCGTCCGGTACGAGCGCGCGGGAGACGTGGACGCGAATCCGCTCGTGTTCGAGACGGACGTGATCCACGTGCCTGCGACCTTCTGGACCGTGGACGCAATCGGGGCGATGGCGCACCCGGGCCGCTACGACTACGTGGAAGGAGACCGGGTGAGCGACCTCCTCGCGATCGCGGGCGGGCTTCGGCCGGATGCGGCCCTGGACCAGGCGCAGCTCCGGGGCGGCAAGGAGTTCCAGCGCCCGGAGACGGTTCCGGTCCGGGTCTCCGAGGCGCTCGCGTCGAGCGGCGGCAGCGCCGATCCGCTCCTCCGTCCCGGCGACGCGCTCTACGTTCCGGCCATCGCGCACCACCTGGATCAGCATCACGTGATCGTGGAAGGCGAGGTCGGGCGTCCGGGCCCGTATCCGATCGAAGAAGGGGTGACGCGGATCCGCACCGTGCTCGAACAGGCGGGAAGCTTCACGCCGTTCGCGAACCGGAGCGGCGTGCGCGTGGAGCGTCCGATCACGCACGCGCCGTCGGACACCGCCTTTCTCCGGATCGCGAACGAGCAGGGCCCGCTCCTGAGCCCGGTCGAGCGGCTCTACGTGCTCACGCGCGCGCGGGAGCGGAACGCGATCTCGGCGCCGGTGGGAGTGCTCCTCGAAGCGGGAGACCCGAAGGGGGACGTCGCGCTCTACCACGGGGATCGCATCGTGGTGCCGCGGTCCCTGCCGTTCGTCTCGGTGCAGGGCGAGGTTCGCTCGCCCGGGCACGTGCCGTACCGCGAGGGATGGGACGTGAACGATTACGTGAAGGCGGCCGGCGACTACACCGGGCGCGCCTACAAGAGCCGCACGCGCGTGACCCAGTCGATGACGGGCAGTCCCCTCTGGGCCGCGGACATCAAGGAGGTCCGCGCGGGGGACGTGATCTGGGTGCCCACGGAGCCGGACCGCAATCCCTGGGGCACGCTCCGGGACATCGTCCTGGCGACCGCCGCGGTGGCGTCGATCGTCATCGCGGTCGAGGCGGTGACGGATTGA